A stretch of Gasterosteus aculeatus chromosome 4, fGasAcu3.hap1.1, whole genome shotgun sequence DNA encodes these proteins:
- the LOC120817439 gene encoding endonuclease domain-containing 1 protein, with amino-acid sequence MSHKKMLQCSMGALLLLLPWFGGLVLGEISKDFSQCLDFFYKETPPAGIPAEGYQPICQRYQNQYRFASLYHREHRSPLYSAYILSPPDGKRPKSTWMFEPQLAFSSASSEMQIFHIPVDQNVIESQAVNEDYKNSNFTKGHLNPSLHQKTKQDRKATFTLTNIVPQKKGSNAGPWNDLERKVFGKFKAFCNGTMHVITGVMPYESESHWINNRVSVPEYMWSAYCCPSFRSDLPEQEKPFFPTYAAVGRNDRNSGEEFVPVNVKAKPSVKGYDVRRMSLQELEDILRQRLNAPIALFNGQCNQ; translated from the exons ttctcctcttacCCTGGTTTGGTGGCCTGGTCCTGGGAGAGATCAGCAAGGACTTCTCCCAGTGCCTTGATTTCTTCTATAAGGAAACTCCACCCGCAGGTATCCCAGCAGAGGGGTACCAGCCAATATGCCAGCGCTACCAAAACCAGTACCGCTTTGCGAGCCTGTATCACCGTGAGCATCGTTCACCGCTGTACTCTGCGTACATACTCAGTCCTCCAGATGGTAAGCGGCCCAAATCTACCTGGATGTTTGAACCTCAG TTGGCGTTTTCCAGTGCCAGCTCAGAGATGCAAATCTTCCACATCCCCGTGGACCAGAATGTGATTGAGAGCCAGGCGGTGAATGAGGACTACAAGAACTCCAACTTCACCAAAGGACATCTCAATCCAAGCCTGCACCAGAAGACCAAACAAGACCGCAAGGCCACCTTTACACTGACTAACATTGTCCCACAGAAAAAGGGCTCCAACGCCGGACCGTGGAATGATCTGGAGAGGAAAGTTTTCGGAAAATTCAAGGCCTTCTGCAACGGGACTATGCATGTGATCACCGGAGTCATGCCGTACGAGTCTGAATCGCACTGGATCAACAACAGGGTGTCTGTCCCTGAGTACATGTGGTCCGCCTACTGCTGCCCATCCTTCAGATCCGACCTTCCTGAGCAAGAGAAGCCCTTTTTTCCCACGTATGCTGCAGTGGGAAGGAATGATCGTAACAGTGGAGAGGAGTTTGTGCCAGTTAACGTCAAGGCGAAACCCTCTGTGAAGGGCTACGATGTGAGGCGCATGTCCTtacaggagctggaggacatcCTGAGACAGAGGCTGAATGCGCCCATCGCTCTGTTTAATGGACAGTGCAATCAGTAA
- the LOC120817939 gene encoding endonuclease domain-containing 1 protein-like has translation MSHKKMLQCSMGALLLLLPWFGGLVLGEISKDFSQCLDFFYKETPPTGIPAEGYQPICQRYQNQYRFASLYHREHHSPLYSAYILSPPDGKRPKSTWMFEPQLAFSSDSKEMQIFHPHMNKNVIESQAMEEDYTNSTTLHNITKGHLNPSGHQKTEEDRKATFTLTNIVPQEEFSNSGPWSDLEQEVLGQFKAFCSGTMHVITGVMPYESKPRRINNRVSVPEYMWSAYSCPSFRSDLPEQEKPFFPTYAAVGRNDRSSGEEFVPVNVKAKPYVRGYDVRRMSLQELEDILSKRLNGTITLFNGQCQYEMSLWWVCAAVFTMCSTSFLF, from the exons ATGTCGCACaagaagatgctgcaatgctCCATGGGagctctgcttctcctcttacCCTGGTTTGGTGGCCTGGTCCTGGGAGAGATCAGCAAGGACTTCTCCCAGTGCCTTGATTTCTTCTATAAGGAAACTCCACCCACAGGTATCCCAGCAGAGGGGTACCAGCCAATATGCCAGCGCTACCAAAACCAGTACCGCTTTGCGAGCCTGTATCACCGTGAGCATCATTCCCCTCTGTACTCTGCGTACATACTCAGTCCTCCAGATGGCAAGCGGCCCAAATCTACCTGGATGTTTGAACCTCAG TTGGCGTTTTCCAGTGACAGCAAAGAGATGCAAATCTTCCACCCCCACATGAACAAGAATGTGATCGAGAGCCAGGCGATGGAAGAGGACTACACAAACTCCACAACACTACACAACATCACCAAAGGCCATCTCAATCCAAGCGGGCACCAGAAGACAGAAGAAGACCGCAAGGCCACCTTTACACTCACTAACATTGTCCCACAGGAAGAGTTCTCCAACTCCGGACCGTGGAGTGATCTGGAGCAAGAGGTTTTAGGACAATTCAAGGCCTTCTGCAGCGGGACTATGCATGTGATCACCGGAGTCATGCCGTACGAGTCGAAACCACGCAGGATCAACAACAGGGTTTCTGTCCCTGAGTACATGTGGTCCGCCTACTCCTGCCCATCCTTCAGATCCGACCTTCCTGAGCAAGAGAAGCCCTTTTTCCCCACGTATGCTGCAGTGGGAAGGAATGATCGTAGCAGTGGAGAGGAGTTTGTGCCAGTTAACGTCAAGGCGAAACCCTATGTGAGGGGCTACGATGTGAGGCGCATGTCCTtacaggagctggaggacatcCTGAGTAAGAGGCTGAATGGGACCATCACTCTGTTCAATGGACAGTGCCAGTATGAAATGTCTCTGTGGTGGGTGTGCGCTGCTGTATTCACCATGTGCAgcacatcttttcttttttaa
- the LOC120818501 gene encoding endonuclease domain-containing 1 protein-like, whose amino-acid sequence MSHKKMLQCSMGALLLLLPWFGGLVLGEISKDFSQCLDFFYKETPPAGIPAEGYQPICQRYQNQYRFASLYHREHRSPLYSAYILSHPDGKRPNSTWMFEPQLVFSRASSEMQIFSTPVDQNVMESQAVNEDYKNSNFTKGHLNPSLHQKTKQDRKATFTLTNIVPQQKGSNSGPWNVLEQEVLRKFKTFCNGTMHVITGVMPYESEPHWINNRVSVPEYMWSAYCCSFVRSDLPEQEKPFFPTYAAVGRNDRNSGEEFVPVNVKAKPSVRGYDVRRMSLEELEDILRQRLNVPIALFNGQCQYEMSLWWVCAAVFTMCSTSFLL is encoded by the exons ATGTCGCACaagaagatgctgcaatgctCCATGGGagctctgcttctcctcttacCCTGGTTTGGTGGCCTGGTCCTGGGAGAGATCAGCAAGGACTTCTCCCAGTGTCTTGATTTCTTCTATAAGGAAACTCCACCCGCAGGTATCCCAGCAGAGGGGTACCAGCCAATATGCCAGCGCTACCAAAACCAGTACCGCTTTGCGAGCCTGTATCACCGTGAGCATCGTTCCCCTCTGTACTCTGCGTACATACTCAGTCATCCAGATGGCAAGCGGCCCAATTCTACCTGGATGTTTGAACCTCAG TTGGTGTTTTCCCGTGCCAGCTCAGAGATGCAAATCTTTTCTACCCCCGTGGACCAGAATGTGATGGAGAGCCAGGCGGTGAATGAGGACTACAAGAACTCCAACTTCACCAAAGGACATCTCAATCCAAGCCTCCACCAGAAGACCAAACAAGACCGCAAAGCCACCTTTACACTGACTAACATTGTCCCACAGCAAAAGGGCTCCAACTCCGGACCGTGGAATGTTCTGGAGCAGGAGGTTTTAAGAAAATTCAAGACCTTCTGCAACGGGACTATGCATGTGATCACTGGAGTCATGCCGTACGAGTCTGAACCGCACTGGATCAACAACAGGGTGTCTGTCCCTGAGTACATGTGGTCCGCCTACTGCTGCTCATTCGTCAGATCCGACCTTCCTGAGCAAGAGAAGCCCTTTTTCCCCACGTATGCTGCAGTGGGAAGGAATGATCGTAACAGTGGAGAGGAGTTTGTGCCAGTTAACGTCAAGGCGAAACCCTCTGTGAGGGGCTACGATGTGAGGCGCATGTCCttagaggagctggaggacatcCTGAGACAGAGGCTGAATGTGCCCATCGCTCTGTTTAATGGACAGTGCCAGTATGAAATGTCTCTGTGGTGGGTGTGCGCTGCTGTATTCACCATGTGCAGCAcatcttttcttctttaa